TTTATTCTTTGGAACCGCGTTAAGTGGAAAGCGACCGCGCACGCGATCAAATATAGAGAAAAAATCAAAAAGCCGTAACGGTAATCACGGACTCCGAAGGACCTTCGGAGTCTAAAAGGATAGAATGCAGACAAACAAAGCCCAACTGATTTTGGAAGCGGGACTTTCCAGAAAAGCGGATTTCGTGGAAATTTTCGAGGAAGAAACGAGATCTTCTTCCGTAAGTTTAAGAGATCAAAAAATTGAACAGAGTTTTGCCGGAATCGATTACGGAATCGGAATCCGACTCATCTACGGAACCGACGTTCTCTACGCACATACCAATAACGAAGAAGAGGAACATTTGATTTCTCTGATAGACCTTCTCGCGGATTCGAGAGGAGCGGCGAAAGGCGCGGGGCGAGCGCTCGTGTTGCGCGGGGATCTAAAACCACTTTCGTTTCCCGCAACGATCAAAGATCCGCGTAAAATCGCACCCGATGAAAAATTAGAAATTCTTTATAAAGCGGATCGAACCGCGAGAGGACTTTCCTCGAATATCGTTCAGGTCAGCGCGTCCGCGAGCGATTCCGTTTCTCGAATCGGAATCTACAACTCCGAAGGATTGGCGCTCGAAGATCTTCGCGTTCGAAGCCGATTCAGCATCAACGTGGCCGCAGAAAAAGAGGGAGAACGTTTTGTAGCTTCCGAAAATCCGGGAGCGAGAAAAGGATTCGAATTTTTCAACAACTTACCCGTGGAACAACTTTCAACCACGGCGGCCGATCGCGCCTTGCTGATGTTATCGGCCGGTTATATCCAAGGAAAAAAGATGCCGGTCGTTATGGGCAACGGTTTCGGAGGAGTGATCTTTCACGAAGCCTGCGGACATCCGTTGGAAACCGAAGCGATTCGGAAGAAGTCTTCACCGTTCGTGGATAAACTCGGGGAGAGAATCGGACAATCCTGTCTGACAGCGATCGACGACGGAACGATTCCCGATTCTTGGGGAAGTATCACCGTGGACGACGAAGGCGCCGCGCCTCAAAAAACCGTTCTTATCGAAAACGGAATTCTAAAAAATTATTTATCCGATCGAGTCGGCGCGCAGGAAGTCGGCGTTCCCAGAACCGGAAGTGCTCGAAGAGAAAGTTATATGTATGCGCCCGTTTCTCGGATGAGAAACACATACATCGCCGCGGGAAAGGATTCCTTCGATTCCATGCTGGCCGGAGTTCCATACGGACTGTTCGCCAAAAAGATGGGAGGCGGTTCCGTAAATCCATCCACGGGAGAATTCAATTTCTCCGTCGAAGAAGGATACGTGATCCGAAACGGAAAAATCGCCGAGCCGGTTCGCGGTGCGACTCTCATCGGGAAGGGAGATGAAATTCTTCCTAAGATCAGTATGGTGGGAAGCGATCTGGAACTCGCTGCGGGAATGTGCGGCGCGGCTTCGGGTTCGGTCCCCGTAACGGTCGGACAACCTTCCTTGAAAGTGGACGAGATTCTCGTGGGAGGCCGTTCATGAATCTGGACCGATCCGTCGAATTCGTGTTAGACGTTTGTAAAAAGAAGGGGCTCGATCAATACGATCTCGTCGGTTCCGAATCCAAGGACGTGGGAATCGAACTCTTCCGCAAACGAGTCAGCAACACCGAACTTTCCAATTCCAGAGGAATGGGAATCCGTTTGATTCAAAACGGAAGACCCGGCTATTCCTACAGCGAAAAATTATCGGAAGAAGCTCTGACGCAGATGGTGGAAGACGCGGTTGCGCAGGCGAGGATCTCCGATCCCTTGGACATCGATCTTCCCGGGCAATCGACGTTACCCGACATCAAGATCCGTTCTTACGAAGAATCCTTGGAATCTCTCGGGTTTGAATGGTTGAAATCCACCGGAGAAAAACTGGACGATCTGGCTTGGTCGGTCGGGGATAAGATCGAAAACGTTCCGTATTCGTATGCGGGAAAAACCTGGAGCCGATTTATATTAGCGAATTCGAACGGACTCTTTCACAGCGAAAAATCCAATCTGGTTTCCGCGGGAGTTGCGTTAGTCGCAACCGACGGAAAGACCAAAAAGATGGGCGGTTATACCCGTTCGGGTTTGGATTTGGATCGGATTCAACCGGAATTGATCGTAACCACCGCGGCGGAACGTTCCATGGCATTGCTCGGCGCAAAACCGGTCCAAAGCGGATCGTATCCGATCGTTCTTTCCAATCGAATCAGTCCCCAGATTTTCGGAATGTTTTCCTCTCCGTTTTCCGCGGACAGCGTGCAGAAAGGTCTGTCTCGTTTGGATGGAAAAGTGGGAACCCAAATCGCATCAAAAAATTGGAATGTGTTTTGCGACCCTCATATTTCCGATTATCCCGGTTCGAGACTTCTCGATGCGGAAGGCGTTTTGACCCGTAAAAAAGCGGTGATCGAAAACGGAATTCTTCAGACGTATCTCTACAACCTGGAATCCGCAAAGAAGGCGGGAGTCGCTCCGACTGGGAACGCGGTGCGTTCGTACGGCGGTAGAGTCGGGACTTCGTTTAACAATTACGTTGTACCGAAAGGGGATAAAACCCTGGAAGAATTGCTCTCCGCTTATCCGGAATGTATCTATGTGTTAAAGCTCGAAGGCGGTTCCGGTTGCAGCGCGGTTTCGGGAGAGATTTCGATCGGAGTGCAGGGGATCTATTATAAAAACGGTCAGCCGGTTCATCCGGTGGATAGTATCACAATGAATCTAAACTTCTTTGATCTTCTTTTCGCCATCGAAGGAATTTCAAACGAGTACAACGATTCCTATTCTTCCATCAAGGTTCCGGACGTTTTGATTCGGGAAGCGAGTATTGCGGGATAAGACGAAGTCGGTTTCGATTCCATTTCCGTTGTGTGAGAAAGGGTTCGATGTCGCTTTTTATAGATGAGTGTCTAAGTTACATCTTAGCTTAAGTTCGTTTTTCTCACACTCGAAGCAAGATTCATTTTTGCTTGCGTAAGTTTCTAACATAAGGTTTTCTTTCCGAATCATAGTGCGATTCGGGAGAAATCCTTTGCGATCCTTTAAAAAAATTCTAAGTAAACAATTTATTTTCGGCGTTGTGCTTCTCGTCTTCGCCGCGGCAAATCTCGACGCGCAAGTGCGGATCGAATTCGGTCCCACGGGAGAAGTCAAAAAACCATCTCAGATTCGCGCTCGTTTTTCCGAATCGATGATTCCTTTAGGAAATCCTAAATTCTCTTTGGTTCCGTTCGACATTCGTTGTCCGATCAAGGGAACCGAACGTTGGGTGGACGATAAAAACTGGGTTCTCGAATTTCCCGAACTGCTTCCCGGCGGCGTGGAATGCGTTTTTGAAACCAAAAAGGTGAAATCCGTTGCGGGGAATTCTCTGAACGAAGGAGAACGTTTTTCCTTTCATACCGGCGGACCCGAATTGGATTCTTCCTCTCCTTACGAAGGGGGAGTCATAGACGAGGATCAGATCTTTATTTTGGATCTAGATTCCGAAGCGGATCTTTCTTCCGCGAGCGATCATCTCTATTTTGTTACCGAAGGACTTAAGGATAAGATCGGATTCAGCAAAGTAAGCTCTTCCCAAGAAAAGGAAATCTTAAAAGCGAATTATCGGGAAGGGAAAACGGAAAAGACCATTCTCATCAAACCCGATCAGAAATTTCCGAGCGGAAAAAAAGTATATCTCGTTTTGGAACAAGGATTGAAATCCAAATCCGGGGTTCCGAGAAGTTCCACGAGAAAGGTGGAATTCAACGTTAGACAGCCTTTCCGTGCGGAGTTTAATTGCGACCGGGTCAACGCGAAAGCCGCTTGTATTCCGACTCTACCTTTGACGTTAAACTTCAATTCTCCCGTTTCCGTGGAGGTTTTAAAAAAGATTCAACTGCAAACGAGCGACGGTAAAACGATTCCCGCCAAGGTTTCCTCCGAAAACGGGAATTACGATTACGGTGTGAGTTTTCCGGCTCCTCTCGCACCCAAGGCGAAGTTCCAGATCCTTCTTCCCTCCGGAGTAAAGGACGACGCAGGCCGTTCTCTCGCCAATCAATCCTCGTTTCCCCTGACCGTTTCCACGGACGATTATCCTCCTTTATTGAAGTTCGCTTCCACGTTCGGAATCTTGGAACGGTTTCCCGAAGCGATTCTTCCCGTTACGATCCGCAATCTCGAAGCGGAGAATCCTGTTCGCTTGTATCAGGTAAAGACGAGTCCCGATACGCAGGATAAGATCAAAGAACAATTCGATAAATTGAAGGATAAGGGAAAGGATCTTCTGAATTGGGCGACCGGTAAGGATGAAAAACAAGATCCGAATTCTTCCAAACAATTCACCGGAAGAGAAATGATTCTGGATTCCACGCAGATCGCGGAGATCGTTCAGTATCTGAAAACGATCGAACATTTGGAACATCGGTATTCGATCTTTGATCCTTCCAAA
The window above is part of the Leptospira yasudae genome. Proteins encoded here:
- a CDS encoding TldD/PmbA family protein; amino-acid sequence: MNLDRSVEFVLDVCKKKGLDQYDLVGSESKDVGIELFRKRVSNTELSNSRGMGIRLIQNGRPGYSYSEKLSEEALTQMVEDAVAQARISDPLDIDLPGQSTLPDIKIRSYEESLESLGFEWLKSTGEKLDDLAWSVGDKIENVPYSYAGKTWSRFILANSNGLFHSEKSNLVSAGVALVATDGKTKKMGGYTRSGLDLDRIQPELIVTTAAERSMALLGAKPVQSGSYPIVLSNRISPQIFGMFSSPFSADSVQKGLSRLDGKVGTQIASKNWNVFCDPHISDYPGSRLLDAEGVLTRKKAVIENGILQTYLYNLESAKKAGVAPTGNAVRSYGGRVGTSFNNYVVPKGDKTLEELLSAYPECIYVLKLEGGSGCSAVSGEISIGVQGIYYKNGQPVHPVDSITMNLNFFDLLFAIEGISNEYNDSYSSIKVPDVLIREASIAG
- a CDS encoding TldD/PmbA family protein, translated to MQTNKAQLILEAGLSRKADFVEIFEEETRSSSVSLRDQKIEQSFAGIDYGIGIRLIYGTDVLYAHTNNEEEEHLISLIDLLADSRGAAKGAGRALVLRGDLKPLSFPATIKDPRKIAPDEKLEILYKADRTARGLSSNIVQVSASASDSVSRIGIYNSEGLALEDLRVRSRFSINVAAEKEGERFVASENPGARKGFEFFNNLPVEQLSTTAADRALLMLSAGYIQGKKMPVVMGNGFGGVIFHEACGHPLETEAIRKKSSPFVDKLGERIGQSCLTAIDDGTIPDSWGSITVDDEGAAPQKTVLIENGILKNYLSDRVGAQEVGVPRTGSARRESYMYAPVSRMRNTYIAAGKDSFDSMLAGVPYGLFAKKMGGGSVNPSTGEFNFSVEEGYVIRNGKIAEPVRGATLIGKGDEILPKISMVGSDLELAAGMCGAASGSVPVTVGQPSLKVDEILVGGRS